From Cannabis sativa cultivar Pink pepper isolate KNU-18-1 chromosome 8, ASM2916894v1, whole genome shotgun sequence, a single genomic window includes:
- the LOC115700720 gene encoding enoyl-[acyl-carrier-protein] reductase [NADH], chloroplastic translates to MIFNFVSSKMASTATHGMHIVSVKPCINCSPRKFMPTTANFSTELKSPMLKRLTSSSHISSRQSLFPSLTSSQSKNFEKVVTRAMSGTVENTPLPGLPIDLRGKRAFIAGVADDNGYGWAIAKSLAAAGAEILVGTWVPALNIFESSLRRGKFDESRKLPDGSLMEITKVYPLDAVFDDMESVPEDIKTNKRYSGSSKWTVQEVVECVKQDFGSIDILVHSLANGPEVSKPLLETSRNGYLAAISASSYSFISLLSHFVPIMNPGGASISLTYIASEKIIPGYGGGMSSAKAALESDTRVLAFEAGRKHKIRVNTISAGPLRSRAAKAIGFIDMMIDYSSANAPLQKELSAEEVGNAAAFLASPLASAITGAVVYVDNGLNAMGVGVDSPIFENLDIPKAAN, encoded by the exons ATGATTTTCAATTTTG TTTCATCCAAAATGGCCTCAACTGCGACTCATGGCATGCATATCGTATCAGTGAAACCCTGCATAAATTGTTCTCCTAGAAAATTTATGCCCACCACTGCAAATTTCAGTACTGAGCTTAAGTCTCCAATGTTGAAAAGGCTGACAAGCTCTTCTCACATCTCATCAAGGCAGTCACTCTTCCCTAGCTTGACTTCTAGTCAGTCTAAGAATTTCGAAAAGGTTGTTACAAGAGCAATGTCTGGAACAGTTGAGAACACTCCCTTGCCAGGACTACCTATTGATTTGAGAG GTAAGAGAGCGTTTATTGCTGGTGTGGCTGATGATAATGGGTATGGTTGGGCGATAGCAAAATCTCTTGCTGCTGCTGGTGCTGAAATTCTTGTTGGTACATGGGTGCCA GCGCTGAACATTTTCGAATCCAGTTTAAGGCGTGGGAAATTTGATGAATCTCGCAA ATTGCCAGATGGTTCATTGATGGAAATTACCAAAGTTTATCCATTGGATGCAGTTTTTGATGATATGGAGTCTGTTCCTGAGGAT ATAAAGACAAACAAACGCTATTCAGGATCTTCAAAATGGACAGTTCAG GAAGTAGTTGAATGTGTGAAGCAGGACTTCGGCAGTATTGACATCCTTGTCCATTCACTTGCCAATGGACCAGAG GTTAGCAAACCCCTTCTAGAGACCTCAAGGAATGGATATCTTGCAGCCATCTCTGCATCAAGTTACTCATTTATTTCTCTACTCAgccattttgttccaatcatGAACCCAG GTGGTGCttcaatttctctaacatacaTTGCCTCAGAAAAGATCATTCCAGG ATATGGTGGAGGAATGAGTTCTGCAAAAGCTGCCTTGGAGAGCGATACTCGA GTTCTGGCTTTTGAAGCTGGAAGGAAACACAAAATCAGAGTCAACACAATATCTGCAG GTCCGTTAAGAAGTCGTGCTGCAAAAGCAATTGGTTTCATTGACATGATGATTGACTACTCATCTGCAAATGCACCACTACAGAAAGAACTCTCTGCTG AGGAGGTGGGTAATGCGGCTGCTTTCCTTGCATCGCCACTGGCCTCGGCCATTACTGGTGCAGTTGTGTACGTCGACAATGGTTTGAATGCGATGGGAGTTGGAGTGGACAGCCCCATCTTCGAGAACCTTGACATTCCCAAGGCAGCCAACTAG
- the LOC115701439 gene encoding non-structural maintenance of chromosomes element 4 homolog A: MVRAVKRESTTTKPSTKRVSEDEQSGAEKDRRVLRSRYLAVKSKISDKRDDLTDANSDNFSSIINEVESLHQLVQKPREQVADAEALLDITSTLMSSVKAHGIHGITPSNFVSSLLMEFGRSGTMEEQVSLTFWKDVGVAVSDVFRKAPGCCTMIGPMSTEIKLRKPAVRRKHVRPTESSRPEELDNSLSKEKTDTDKNMAVMFNILRKHRKVGLENLILNRNSFAQTVENLFALSFLVKDGRAEIKVDEKGCHFVSPRNAPAANAVASGEVAYSHFVFRFDFKDWKLMSNYVDIGGELMPHRSNSSQPEQPSQPNQPTEERQSTAPSPAPTTPIRKFSRNRGLVLHDQAVLEESPDSEPSVVEDSPVDGNDVQRVAALRKGKRKLR, from the exons ATGGTTAGGGCTGTGAAGCGCGAATCCACCACTACTAAGCCTTCTACTAAACGAGTCTCTGAAGATGAACAATCTGGTGCCGAGAAGGACCGCAGGGTTCTCCGATCCCGCTACCTCGCCGTCAAGTCCAAAATCAGTG ATAAGAGAGATGATTTAACAGATGCAAATTCAGATAACTTCAGTTCAATCATTAATGAGGTGGAGAGCTTGCATCAACTTG TTCAAAAACCTAGAGAGCAAGTTGCTGATGCGGAAGCACTTTTGGACATTACAAGTACGTTAATGTCCTCAGTCAAAGCACATGGAATTCATGGTATAACTCCTTCAAACTTTGTCAGCAGTCTTCTGATGGAATTTGGACGGAGTGGAACCATGGAGGAGCAGGTGAGCTTGACATTTTGGAAGGATGTTGGAGTTGCTGTGTCAGATGTTTTCAGGAAAGCTCCTGGATGCTGCACCAT GATTGGTCCTATGAGCACAGAAATAAAACTTCGTAAGCCCGCTGTTCGTCGTAAACATGTGAGACCTACGGAGAGTTCTCGACCAGAAGAG CTTGATAATTCTCTCTCAAAAGAGAAAACAGACACCGATAAGAATATGGCAGTCATGTTCAACATTCTTAGGAAGCATAGAAAAGTCGGGCTTGAAAACCTAATTTTGAACAGGAATTCTTTTGCACAAACAGTAGAGAATTTATTTGCACTGTCATTTCTTGTTAAAGATGGGCGTGCTGAAATTAAAGTGGATGAGAAAGGATGCCATTTTGTTT CGCCAAGAAATGCACCTGCTGCCAATGCAGTTGCTTCAGGCGAGGTTGCTTATAGCCATTTTGTTTTCAGATTTGATTTCAAGGACTGGAAG TTGATGTCAAATTATGTTGATATTGGAGGGGAATTGATGCCGCATAGGTCAAATAGTTCTCAACCAGAACAACCTTCCCAACCAAATCAACCTACCGAGGAACGACAATCAACAGCACCATCACCAGCACCAACAACACCAATTCGGAAGTTCAGTAGGAATCGTGGCTTGGTTTTGCATGATCAGGCAGTTCTAGAAGAGTCCCCTGATAGTGAACCATCAGTTGTGGAAGATTCACCTGTGGATGGAAATGATGTACAAAGAGTTGCTGCCCTCCGAAAAGGGAAGCGTAAATTGAGGTGA
- the LOC133030475 gene encoding uncharacterized protein LOC133030475, whose translation MKVDTEKEDEVWFHVGRNDMRFGRIEFGLITGLPMGSAPTEEEIHAKSNDHLVRTYFEGKSSVQLDSLMIQLREEGNVQVWPEMLKFVNDLDFFFKYPWGERAFRKLMETLGKNMQHYKDNVDKKKGKKIAQEAKYTVSGYVPAFQYWAYEAIEKLGKKYAHCNGTKFPRMLSWKTPEGQRKQDVKATDIALLFNSRVCFFTVLTSHFVDVDGTQESVFETQAKTINEAVTKANLVPPPPAPEVHEPSTSAGPSAPTSTTVDTDLVKRLDSIEARLEKLESQQEAVMLAQTGLVNSHLSMRRSFTESQKDLKETLLAKMDELMAMVKGAPTPAEPTPAPQNEEQQASDNEDVFPEDWEADDNEAPSTPLDAIITAIGDTQSQDEVLLLPAPPENVPFVRKRKPPTYLNDYTAEKKKRRVLPENVDPERPADRRLLRTFKRWLIGDIPNARPRNVHTGVGDVKFFTVLFLRSEWLHDGHIDAISHLMRRRRHHFPELYPQPGVILDTTLPQFLIGIWSCHAGDRSTFEWPDAVNQYYLGMESRYMPCWKDLNFIYFVLYFDHQQHWVAVEVDIDMWQIRVYDNDLSCTTEAQFDAIMLPWTELFPHLLRSTGYYDQVNNNILNVDLGDSSQLKAMHARRMPSEVVPQSKTSGDCGVYALEYIEHLMLNRSLDNITDDSMRMFRDRWCVDLFYQNLTW comes from the exons atgaaagtggacacagaaaagGAGGATGAGGTTTGGTTTCATGTAGGGAGAAATGACATGAGATTCGGACGGATAGAGTTTGGACTCATTACTGGCTTACCTATGGGTAGTGCCCCTACGGAGGAGGAAATACACGCCAAGTCCAACGACCATCTAGTTCGGACTTATTTTGAAGGGAAGAGTTCTGTTCAGTTGGACTCCCTTATGATCCAACTTCGAGAG GAGGGCAATGTCCAAGTTTGGCCTGAGATGTTGAAGTTTGTTAACGATCTCGACTTCTTCTTTAAGTATCCGTGGGGCGAGCGCGCTTTTCGTAAGCTGATGGAGACATTAGGAAAGAATATGCAACATTACAAGGATAATGTTGACAAGAAGAAGGGGAAGAAGATTGCTCAGGAGGCAAAGTACACAGTTAGTGGCTATGTACCTGCCTTTCAGTACTGGGCATACGAAGCAATTGAGAAGTTGGGGAAGAAGTATGCCCACTGCAACGGGACCAAGTTCCCCAGAATGTTGAGCTGGAAAACACCGGAGGGCCAGCGGAAACAAGATGTCAAGGCAACCGACATTGCACTGTTATTCAACAGTCGGGTATGTTTCTTTACTGTtct AACATCGCATTTTGTGGACGTTGATGGTACACAAGAGTCTGTGTTTGAAACTCAAGCGAAGACCATCAACGAGGCCGTGACAAAGGCAAATTTAGTTCCACCACCACCGGCACCTGAAGTACACGAGCCATCTACTTCAGCAGGTCCTTCTGCTCCAACCAGTACAACTGTGGACACTGACCTTGTAAAGAGGTTGGATAGCATTGAGGCCCGGCTGGAGAAGCTTGAGTCCCAGCAAGAAGCCGTCATGTTGGCACAGACGGGGTTAGTAAATAGCCATCTCAGTATGAGGCGGTCCTTCACAGAGAGTCAGAAAGATCTGAAGGAGACTCTACTGGCTAAGATGGACGAGTTGATGGCTATGGTAAAAGGAGCGCCCACACCTGCAGAGCCCACACCTGCACCGCAAAATGAGGAACAACAGGCGAGTGATAACGAAGATGTCTTCCCAGAAGATTGGGAAGCAGATGATAACGAGGCACCGTCAACTCCATTGGACGCAATCATCACGGCCATTGGGGATACACAATCACAGGACGAAGTCCTACTTCTACCTGCACCCCCAGAAAATGTGCCATTTGTGAGGAAGAGGAAGCCGCCAACGTACTTGAACGACTACACTGCGGAAAAGAAAAAGAGGCGAGTTCTTCCAGAGAACGTAGACCCGGAGAGACCAGCAGACCGTAGATTGCTTCGTACGTTCAAGAGGTGGTTGATTGGAGACATTCCCAATGCTCGACCTAGGAATGTGCACACCGGTGTTGGCGATGTGAAGTTCTTCACAGTTCTGTTTCTTAGGTCAGAGTGGCTTCACGATGGG CACATAGATGCCATATCACACTTGATGAGGAGGAGACGCCATCATTTTCCAGAGTTGTACCCTCAGCCAGGTGTGATTCTGGACACAACACTTCCACAATTCCTCATAGGCATTTGGAGCTGCCATGCTGGTGACAGAAGTACGTTCGAATGGCCAGATGCGGTGAACCAGTACTATCTGGGTATGGAGAGCCGTTACATGCCATGTTGGAAGGATTTGAACTTCATATACTTCGTCCTGTACTTCGATCATCAACAACATTGGGTTGCTGTTGAGGTAGATATTGATATGTGGCAGATTCGGGTGTACGATAATGATTTATCATGCACCACCGAAGCACAGTTTGATGCCATCATGCTACCTTGGACTGAGTTGTTTCCACATCTGCTGAGGTCTACTGGCTATTATGATCAGGTCAACAACAACATTCTGAATGTGGACTTAGGGGACAGTAGCCAACTGAAAGCAATGCATGCTAGACGCATGCCAAGTGAGGTGGTTCCCCAAAGTAAAACAAG TGGTGATTGCGGGGTGTATGCACTTGAGTACATCGAACACCTCATGCTGAATCGGTCCTTGGACAACATTACAGACGATAGCATGAGAATGTTCAGAGATCGGTGGTGTGTAGACTTGTTTTATCAGAACTTAActtggtaa
- the LOC115698827 gene encoding zinc finger CCCH domain-containing protein 14, producing the protein MDSFSSGVGSKSKPCTKFFSTAGCPFGESCHFLHYVPGGYNAVAQMMNLAPPVPLPSRNMGNQAHTLNGSSASSVKTRVCNRFNSAEGCKFGDKCHFAHGEWEIGKVVAPSPDDPRPMPPMPNCYSGRMEPPQPPPGPASSFGASATAKISVDASLAGAIIGKGGVNSKQICRQTEAKLAIREHESDPNLKNIELEGTFEQIKEASAMVRELIVNVSMSGPGKPSGGPDHGHGHGHGGHGHGHGPGGQSHGPGCQNHGPSGNNYKTKLCDNFTKGTCTFGDRCHFAHRATELRKTGL; encoded by the exons ATGGACTCCTTTTCAAGTGGTGTAGGAAGCAAATCGAAGCCATGCACCAAGTTTTTCAG CACCGCTGGTTGTCCATTCGGTGAAAGTTGCCATTTTCTTCATTATGTGCCTGGTGGTTATAATGCTGTCGCCCAGATGATGAATTTAGCACCTCCTGTACCTCTACCATCTAGAAACATGGGGAATCAAGCTCATACACTTAATGGCTCTTCTGCATCTTCAGTCAAAACAAGAGTATGCAACAGGTTTAACTCTGCTGAAGGCTGCAAATTTGGTGACAAATGCCATTTTGCTCATGGTGAGTGGGAAATTGGCAAGGTTGTTGCTCCATCTCCTGACGATCCCCGACCCATGCCTCCTATGCCAAATTGTTACAGTGGTCGGATGGAGCCACCCCAACCGCCTCCAGGCCCTGCTTCTAGCTTTGGTGCATCAGCCACTGCAAAAATCAGCGTAGATGCTTCCCTCGCTGGAGCTATCATTGGAAAGGGTGGTGTAAACTCGAAGCAGATATGTCGCCAGACTGAAGCTAAGCTTGCTATTAGAGAGCACGAGTCAGATCCAAACCTCAAAAACATTGAACTAGAGGGTACTTTTGAACAGATCAAGGAAGCAAGTGCGATGGTGAGAGAGCTAATTGTTAATGTTTCAATGAGTGGCCCAGGTAAACCCTCTGGAGGCCCTGACCATGGACATGGGCATGGACATGGTGGACATGGCCATGGTCATGGTCCTGGTGGTCAGAGTCATGGTCCTGGTTGTCAGAATCATGGCCCTTCAGGAAACAACTATAAGACAAAGCTGTGTGATAATTTTACTAAAGGAACTTGTACCTTTGGAGATAGATGTCACTTTGCACATAGGGCTACTGAATTGCGGAAGACTGGACTGTGA
- the LOC115698636 gene encoding HVA22-like protein i has product MLGSFISRILLMTFGYVYPAYECFKIVEKSKPEIEQLLLWSKYWILVAMITVLERIGDVFFSWLPLYSEMKLALFIYLWSYQMKGTKYIYSRFLQPFMRRHQEEIDQNINELRRKAVSCSIYYWKMALEFGEGRLLEILQSVSSRHNEHH; this is encoded by the exons ATGCTGGGCTCTTTTATTTCTAGGATACTCCT AATGACATTTGGTTACGTTTATCCGGCTTACGAGTGCTTTAAGATTGTGGAAAAATCTAAACCAGAGATTGAACAACTTCTATTATGGTCCAAATACTG GATTCTGGTTGCTATGATAACTGTATTGGAGAGAATTGGAGATGTCTTTTTTTCTTG GTTACCATTGTACAGTGAAATGAAGTTGGCATTGTTTATATATCTATGGTCTTACCAAATGAAA gggacaaaatatatatacagtagGTTTCTGCAGCCTTTTATGAGGCGCCATCAAGAGGAAATTGATCAGAATATAAATGAATTGAGAAGAAAGGCAGTAAGTTGTTCAATTTATTATTGGAAAATGGCTTTGGAATTTGGTGAGGGTAGATTGTTGGAGATCTTGCAGAGTGTTTCTTCTCGTCATAACGAGCATCATTGA